The following are encoded together in the Tripterygium wilfordii isolate XIE 37 chromosome 18, ASM1340144v1, whole genome shotgun sequence genome:
- the LOC119984569 gene encoding pathogenesis-related protein 1-like, with amino-acid sequence MSISKAMFLCLLSLGMLVTPSHAQNSQQDFVDAHNAARAQVNVGPMAWDDGVANYAQNYANQRKGDCNMVHSGGKQYGENLAWSSGDITATDAVNMWVAEKANYNYESNSCNGVCGHYTQVVWRKSVRLGCARVGCDNGGTFVICSYDPPGNYNGELPY; translated from the coding sequence ATGTCAATTAGCAAAGCTATGTTTCTATGCCTCTTAAGCTTAGGTATGCTAGTCACACCCTCTCATGCGCAAAACTCCCAACAAGACTTTGTGGACGCTCACAACGCAGCTCGTGCCCAAGTTAATGTCGGTCCAATGGCATGGGATGACGGGGTTGCAAACTACGCACAAAATTACGCAAACCAACGCAAGGGCGACTGCAATATGGTGCACTCAGGCGGAAAACAATATGGAGAGAACCTCGCCTGGAGCAGTGGTGATATTACAGCCACGGATGCGGTGAACATGTGGGTGGCGGAGAAGGCAAACTACAACTACGAGTCCAATTCGTGCAATGGAGTTTGTGGGCATTACACTCAAGTTGTTTGGCGTAAGTCGGTTCGACTCGGTTGCGCTAGGGTTGGGTGTGACAATGGTGGGACTTTTGTCATATGCAGCTATGATCCACCAGGAAACTACAATGGAGAGCTTCCGTATTAA
- the LOC119984851 gene encoding pathogenesis-related protein 1-like, whose protein sequence is MKIISQATIVGLIGLALLAHLSGAQNSPQDYVNAHNAARAQVGVGPIRWDNNVAAYAQNYANRHKGDCRLVHSGGQYGENLAGSSGDLTGTAAVNMWVGEKPFYNYNSNSCAAGRVCGHYTQVVWRNSVRLGCAKVRCNNGGTFITCNYDPPGNYNNQRPYSDVI, encoded by the coding sequence ATGAAGATAATTAGCCAAGCAACTATCGTTGGCCTCATAGGGTTAGCCTTGCTAGCCCATCTCTCTGGTGCCCAAAACTCCCCACAAGACTATGTCAACGCTCACAATGCCGCTCGTGCTCAGGTGGGTGTCGGTCCGATAAGATGGGACAACAACGTGGCGGCCTACGCGCAAAATTACGCGAATAGGCACAAGGGTGATTGCAGATTGGTGCATTCCGGTGGACAATATGGTGAAAACCTAGCTGGAAGTAGCGGTGACTTGACAGGAACAGCCGCGGTGAACATGTGGGTGGGTGAGAAGCCCTTCTATAACTATAATTCCAACTCTTGTGCTGCAGGAAGAGTATGCGGGCATTATACTCAGGTGGTTTGGCGTAACTCGGTCCGATTGGGGTGCGCTAAGGTTCGATGCAACAACGGGGGCACTTTCATCACCTGCAACTATGATCCTCCAGGCAATTACAACAATCAACGTCCATACTCAGACGTTATATAA